One region of Pirellulales bacterium genomic DNA includes:
- a CDS encoding HEAT repeat domain-containing protein → MPRSYCAVWLAGCIVALVASTTAAADKLSDSPQLVAPTEAISAAEQQKKFRLPPGFSIQLVAAEPEIRKPMNLNFDVHGRLYATQSEEYPFPAKEGEPRRDVIKRFDNIGADGRPANVVTVVQGLNIPIGLLPREDALIYYNIPEIYRAADPQHDGHYQPGQPIYSSFGFRDTHGMASSFTRWLDGWVYACHGFSNDSNVKGADGKAVKMNSGNTYRFRPDGSHIEQFTHGQVNPFGLAMDPLGNLYSSDCHTKPIYMLLRGAWYPSFGKPHDGLGYGPEMIEHFHGSTGIAGVVYYTADHFPAEYRDTVFIGNPVTGKINHDRFEQHGSSYKAIEQPDFIACDDPWFRPVDIKLGPDGALYIADFYNCIIGHYEVPLTHPRRDRSLGRIWRVVYTGTEKTPAAPPRSMPDLTGLRAEQLMDLLGDPNLTVRVLASERLTTLLGTGESVATSHRDLLKAAIGSTATDDAIAARRAHALWLAERALADGLPRDAVERLANDPSRLVRVHLVKALAERDDWSRSGDWFALVREKLKDTDPFVRRAAADALGRHPAAENVEPLLALWAETPGDDTHLIHTVRMALRDQLLLPGSYGSLAALVAAKPEYAARLADVSLGVRNGESAAYLLSFAETHALDDGPLAEYLHDAVRYTTDEQFADAMRRAQAVAAGSYSRQQSSLLSLARAAQERAKPVPAFTSDWAARVATVLLAQSDRPSVDRGIELARQLHVAPAFDALAVLAGRESKLPEARGAALDGCVAIDGGRALPIARTILTDAAEGMPMRQKAATVLAAMNLPDGRAALAEQLKAAPDRLAIEIARGLAGTADGGEALLAEVAAGRCSPRLLKDAAVEQKLAAAKLPELNDRLAKLTADLPPADARLAELVDARRAGFGKAQVDAVAGRQVFTKICAACHQLGGQGAKIGPGLDGVGLRGLDRLLEDTLDPSRNVDQAFRTTLINTTGGNVISGLLLREEGEVLVLADAQGKEIRLPRGEVEERSLSKLSPMPANVVDLIPEADYYNLLGFLLEQKQKTETASSN, encoded by the coding sequence ATGCCGCGCTCTTACTGTGCTGTTTGGTTGGCGGGGTGCATCGTGGCGTTGGTCGCGTCGACGACGGCGGCCGCCGATAAGCTTTCGGACTCGCCGCAACTGGTCGCGCCGACCGAGGCGATTTCTGCCGCCGAGCAGCAGAAGAAATTCCGCTTGCCGCCGGGCTTTTCGATCCAGCTCGTGGCGGCCGAGCCCGAGATTCGCAAGCCGATGAATCTCAATTTCGACGTGCATGGCCGGCTGTACGCCACGCAGTCGGAGGAATATCCGTTTCCGGCCAAGGAGGGGGAGCCGCGGCGCGATGTGATCAAACGCTTTGACAACATCGGCGCCGACGGTAGGCCAGCGAACGTTGTTACCGTGGTGCAGGGTTTGAACATCCCGATCGGCCTGCTGCCGCGCGAAGATGCGCTGATCTACTACAACATTCCCGAAATCTATCGCGCCGCCGACCCGCAGCACGACGGCCACTACCAGCCGGGGCAGCCGATCTACAGCAGCTTCGGTTTTCGCGATACGCACGGCATGGCCAGCAGCTTTACCCGCTGGCTCGATGGCTGGGTTTACGCCTGTCACGGTTTCTCGAACGATTCGAATGTAAAAGGGGCCGACGGCAAAGCCGTGAAGATGAACTCCGGCAACACGTATCGGTTTCGGCCCGACGGCTCGCACATCGAGCAGTTCACGCACGGCCAGGTGAACCCGTTCGGCCTGGCGATGGATCCGCTGGGGAACCTGTACTCCTCCGATTGCCATACAAAGCCGATCTACATGCTATTGCGCGGCGCGTGGTATCCCAGCTTTGGCAAGCCGCACGACGGGCTGGGCTACGGTCCGGAAATGATCGAGCATTTTCACGGCTCGACCGGTATCGCCGGGGTCGTCTATTACACGGCCGACCATTTTCCCGCCGAATATCGCGACACGGTGTTCATCGGCAACCCAGTGACGGGCAAGATCAATCACGACCGTTTCGAGCAGCACGGTTCGAGCTACAAGGCGATCGAGCAGCCTGACTTCATCGCCTGCGACGATCCTTGGTTTCGGCCCGTCGATATCAAGCTCGGCCCCGACGGCGCACTGTACATCGCCGATTTCTACAACTGTATCATCGGGCATTACGAGGTGCCGCTTACGCATCCACGCCGCGACCGCAGCCTGGGGCGCATTTGGCGCGTGGTGTACACGGGAACTGAGAAGACGCCGGCAGCGCCGCCTCGCTCCATGCCTGACCTGACCGGATTGCGGGCGGAACAGCTGATGGATCTGCTCGGCGATCCGAACCTGACGGTGCGCGTGTTGGCCAGCGAGCGCTTGACGACACTGCTCGGCACCGGCGAGAGCGTGGCGACGAGCCATCGCGATTTGCTAAAGGCAGCGATCGGCTCGACGGCGACCGACGACGCCATCGCCGCGCGCAGGGCGCACGCCTTGTGGCTCGCGGAACGAGCTTTGGCCGACGGCTTGCCGCGTGACGCTGTCGAACGGTTGGCGAACGATCCGTCGCGCCTGGTGCGCGTGCACCTGGTAAAAGCCCTGGCCGAGCGCGACGATTGGAGTCGCTCAGGCGATTGGTTCGCGCTGGTGCGCGAGAAGCTCAAAGATACCGATCCGTTCGTGCGCCGCGCGGCCGCTGATGCCCTGGGCCGACATCCGGCAGCTGAGAACGTCGAGCCGCTTTTGGCCCTGTGGGCTGAAACGCCTGGGGACGACACGCACTTGATCCACACCGTGCGGATGGCGCTGCGCGATCAACTGCTGCTGCCGGGTAGCTATGGTTCCCTGGCGGCTCTTGTTGCGGCAAAGCCTGAATATGCGGCGCGGCTGGCGGACGTGAGCCTGGGCGTGCGTAACGGCGAATCGGCGGCTTACCTGCTTTCGTTTGCTGAAACACACGCGCTTGACGATGGGCCGCTGGCCGAGTACTTGCACGACGCGGTGCGCTATACGACCGACGAGCAATTTGCCGACGCCATGCGTCGCGCTCAGGCCGTCGCGGCCGGTTCGTATTCCCGGCAGCAAAGTTCGCTCTTGTCGCTGGCTCGGGCCGCGCAAGAACGCGCCAAGCCGGTGCCGGCATTTACGAGCGATTGGGCGGCGCGTGTGGCGACGGTTCTGCTCGCGCAGTCCGATCGACCGAGTGTCGACCGTGGCATCGAGCTTGCGCGGCAGTTGCACGTGGCGCCGGCGTTCGATGCGCTGGCGGTGCTGGCCGGGCGCGAATCGAAACTGCCCGAGGCGCGCGGCGCGGCGCTTGATGGCTGTGTGGCCATTGATGGTGGCCGCGCTTTGCCGATTGCCCGCACGATCCTGACCGACGCGGCGGAAGGGATGCCGATGCGGCAGAAGGCGGCGACGGTGCTGGCGGCCATGAACCTGCCGGATGGCCGCGCGGCGCTTGCCGAACAATTGAAGGCCGCGCCCGATCGCCTGGCCATTGAAATCGCCCGCGGCCTGGCCGGCACGGCCGACGGGGGCGAGGCGCTTCTGGCCGAAGTGGCCGCGGGACGTTGCTCGCCGCGACTGCTCAAGGACGCGGCCGTGGAACAAAAACTCGCCGCGGCGAAGCTGCCCGAGCTTAATGATCGGCTGGCGAAACTGACGGCCGATCTGCCCCCGGCCGATGCGCGCCTCGCGGAACTGGTCGACGCGCGTCGCGCAGGCTTTGGCAAAGCACAGGTCGATGCCGTTGCTGGTCGGCAGGTGTTCACGAAAATCTGCGCCGCCTGCCATCAATTAGGCGGCCAGGGAGCTAAGATCGGGCCGGGGCTCGACGGCGTCGGCCTGCGGGGGCTCGATCGCTTGCTCGAAGACACGCTCGACCCGAGCCGCAACGTCGATCAGGCATTCCGCACCACGCTCATCAATACCACCGGCGGCAATGTGATCTCGGGATTGCTCTTGCGCGAGGAAGGCGAAGTGCTGGTGCTGGCCGACGCCCAAGGCAAGGAAATCCGCCTGCCGCGGGGCGAAGTCGAAGAACGCTCGTTGAGCAAGCTTTCGCCCATGCCGGCTAACGTGGTCGACTTGATCCCTGAGGCCGATTACTACAATCTGCTGGGATTCTTGCTCGAGCAGAAACAAAAGACGGAAACGGCGAGCAGTAATTAG
- a CDS encoding cupin domain-containing protein, giving the protein MIPYFVDKSQCSNHQIFPGVQIFTTHGDHLMLSLVEFEPHSVVEAHSHPHEQMGLMLEGEAEFIVGGESKIVRAGEMWRIPGGVVHKVIAGDKPVKALDVFYPIRDDYK; this is encoded by the coding sequence ATGATCCCTTATTTCGTTGATAAGTCGCAGTGCTCGAACCACCAGATCTTTCCTGGTGTGCAGATCTTTACCACGCACGGCGATCACTTGATGCTGTCGCTGGTCGAGTTCGAGCCGCATTCCGTGGTCGAAGCGCACAGCCATCCGCACGAGCAGATGGGGCTGATGCTCGAAGGCGAAGCCGAATTCATCGTCGGCGGCGAATCGAAAATCGTGCGGGCCGGCGAGATGTGGCGCATCCCCGGCGGCGTGGTCCACAAGGTGATCGCCGGCGATAAGCCCGTGAAGGCGCTCGATGTGTTTTATCCGATCCGCGACGATTACAAATGA
- the cls gene encoding cardiolipin synthase, translating into MFDFFESIDWSTTLFIADWLIRLGLSLRVIMRGRPVGFTLAWLTVVLIFPIGGAVLYLMFGELRLGRRRAEWAARIHGPYRQWLADLNQRREVDWEPLGAACQSLSTLCDRAVGIPAMPANDVQLITDAGATFRSLVADIDAARRTVHLEFYIWAAGGDADLVVEALLRAAARGVICRVLVDAVGSKEFLASEPCRRLKDGGVALHAALPANLLRMLFYRLDLRMHRKIVVIDGEIAYTGSQNLVDPRFFKQNAGVGQWVDAMVRMRGPAVEALGVTFLEDWELETGEGIEQLQQTGDVHEVADAGASAVQVIPSGPVLPVQAIQAVLLSAIYSARRELVLTTPYFVPDELLLTALLSAAGRGVQVTIILPERVDSRLVRMASQAHKGELLAAGVRIMLFKGGLLHTKSVTVDDRLSLFGSLNLDPRSLQLNFEITMALYDPDFTGRLRALQNSYVDKSAAMDRKRWEKRSFAVRFVDNAARLLSPLL; encoded by the coding sequence ATGTTCGACTTCTTCGAATCGATCGACTGGTCGACGACGCTGTTCATCGCCGATTGGCTCATCCGGCTGGGGCTCTCTTTGCGCGTCATCATGCGCGGCCGGCCGGTTGGCTTCACGCTCGCCTGGCTGACCGTGGTTTTGATCTTTCCGATCGGCGGCGCCGTTCTCTACCTGATGTTCGGCGAGCTGCGCCTGGGGCGCCGCCGCGCGGAATGGGCCGCGCGCATTCACGGGCCATACCGCCAATGGCTGGCCGATCTCAACCAGCGCCGAGAGGTCGATTGGGAACCCCTGGGCGCGGCCTGTCAATCGTTGTCGACGCTTTGCGATCGCGCTGTCGGCATTCCCGCCATGCCGGCCAACGACGTGCAGCTGATCACCGACGCCGGGGCGACCTTCCGCTCGCTGGTGGCCGATATCGATGCCGCACGGCGCACCGTACACCTCGAGTTCTACATCTGGGCCGCGGGTGGCGACGCGGACCTGGTCGTCGAAGCTTTGCTCCGCGCCGCGGCGCGCGGCGTGATCTGCCGGGTGCTGGTCGACGCCGTCGGCAGCAAGGAATTCCTCGCAAGCGAGCCGTGCCGACGTTTGAAGGACGGCGGCGTTGCGCTGCACGCGGCGCTGCCGGCCAATCTGCTGCGGATGCTCTTCTATCGCCTCGACCTGCGCATGCATCGCAAGATCGTCGTGATCGACGGCGAAATTGCCTATACCGGCAGCCAGAACCTGGTTGATCCGCGTTTCTTCAAGCAAAACGCCGGCGTCGGTCAGTGGGTCGACGCCATGGTCCGCATGCGCGGCCCTGCGGTTGAGGCGCTCGGCGTCACGTTTCTCGAAGATTGGGAACTCGAAACAGGCGAGGGAATCGAACAGCTTCAACAGACGGGCGACGTTCACGAAGTGGCCGATGCCGGCGCCTCGGCGGTGCAGGTGATTCCATCAGGGCCTGTGCTGCCCGTGCAGGCGATCCAAGCCGTCCTGCTGTCGGCGATCTACAGCGCGCGGCGCGAGTTGGTGCTGACGACGCCCTATTTCGTGCCCGACGAGCTTTTGCTGACCGCGCTATTGTCGGCGGCGGGGCGCGGCGTGCAGGTGACGATTATCCTGCCCGAGCGCGTTGACTCTCGATTGGTGCGGATGGCCAGCCAGGCGCACAAAGGAGAATTGCTGGCCGCCGGCGTGCGCATCATGCTCTTCAAGGGCGGGCTATTGCACACCAAATCGGTGACGGTCGACGACCGGCTGTCGCTTTTTGGCAGCTTGAATCTCGATCCGCGCAGCCTGCAGCTGAATTTCGAGATCACGATGGCGCTCTACGACCCCGATTTCACAGGCCGGCTGCGGGCGCTGCAGAATTCGTACGTCGACAAGTCCGCGGCCATGGACCGCAAGCGCTGGGAGAAACGGTCGTTCGCCGTCCGCTTCGTCGACAACGCGGCGCGGCTCTTGAGCCCGCTCTTGTAA
- a CDS encoding DUF1992 domain-containing protein: MSQERGWMTGRAIGIVAEDKILAAQAAGHFDHMPGFGKPHPIFDEEYDPHWWIRRKLAHEGLTGPEQVRALRPDGS, translated from the coding sequence ATGTCTCAAGAACGCGGCTGGATGACGGGACGGGCGATCGGCATCGTAGCCGAAGACAAAATCCTGGCCGCGCAGGCCGCCGGACACTTCGATCACATGCCCGGCTTCGGGAAACCGCACCCGATTTTTGATGAGGAATACGACCCTCACTGGTGGATTCGGCGCAAGCTCGCGCACGAGGGGCTCACCGGACCGGAACAGGTCCGCGCCCTGCGGCCCGATGGCAGCTAA
- a CDS encoding glycosyltransferase family 87 protein produces the protein MSTIVYRLSDATNWWEILPVRGEKPTRLFQLAVSLWIVFFVVCGGKAVVSPVKHNSYSSFETGAELWLADLNMYQGSFYEFRYGPTFAFLFTPLTLLPMWLGSLLWMWFNLAAFAWALRALVRDILPGRWSPNQEGAFLILVLLATYRGFWTAQTNMLILTCLVAALLAVAQRRWAVAALFLAVPVHIKVWPAAAALLIIACWPRALTARFVAALVAVAALPLAIKWPWLVWARYADWHRALTGKMQIRHDYHDMWTLLEVFQRPDTTAYAIWQVSFGILVLASCLWQKQRGASTKQMSTFLLGIWAAWQLSFGPGTERATFGLIAPLTAWGLITAFSIERGRSLMLLAFGLTVLGGLGQVERALQPMFPLAAALHPLGIMVFAGWLLEYARDWRLPSFPMIARQHQRVPTIVSEPLPGMPAFASAA, from the coding sequence GTGTCGACGATCGTTTATCGATTGTCCGACGCGACGAACTGGTGGGAAATTCTGCCGGTCCGCGGCGAAAAGCCGACACGATTGTTTCAGTTGGCGGTATCGCTGTGGATCGTGTTCTTCGTCGTGTGTGGGGGAAAGGCCGTCGTGTCGCCCGTGAAGCACAACAGTTACTCAAGTTTCGAAACGGGTGCCGAGTTGTGGCTGGCCGATCTCAATATGTACCAGGGCTCATTCTACGAGTTTCGTTACGGACCAACGTTCGCCTTCCTTTTTACGCCCTTGACGCTTTTGCCGATGTGGTTGGGCTCGCTTCTCTGGATGTGGTTCAACCTGGCGGCATTCGCATGGGCGCTGCGCGCGCTGGTGCGCGACATTTTGCCCGGCCGGTGGAGTCCCAACCAGGAAGGAGCCTTCCTGATCTTGGTGCTATTAGCGACCTATCGCGGCTTTTGGACCGCGCAAACGAACATGCTAATTCTCACGTGCCTGGTCGCGGCCCTATTGGCCGTGGCGCAGCGTCGCTGGGCGGTGGCAGCACTGTTTTTGGCTGTGCCGGTGCACATCAAGGTCTGGCCAGCCGCGGCGGCGCTATTGATCATTGCCTGCTGGCCGCGAGCATTGACGGCGCGCTTCGTAGCAGCGCTCGTGGCTGTGGCGGCGCTGCCGCTGGCTATCAAGTGGCCTTGGCTCGTGTGGGCCCGCTACGCTGATTGGCATCGAGCACTGACGGGAAAGATGCAAATTCGCCACGATTACCACGATATGTGGACGCTGCTCGAAGTATTTCAACGCCCCGATACGACCGCCTACGCCATCTGGCAAGTTTCCTTTGGCATTCTCGTGCTCGCCTCGTGCCTGTGGCAGAAACAGCGAGGCGCTTCGACCAAGCAGATGTCGACGTTCTTACTCGGTATCTGGGCGGCGTGGCAATTGTCGTTTGGCCCAGGCACCGAACGCGCCACCTTCGGACTGATTGCCCCGCTCACGGCCTGGGGACTCATCACCGCTTTTTCGATCGAGCGCGGCCGGTCGTTGATGCTCCTGGCCTTCGGCCTCACCGTGCTCGGCGGGCTGGGACAGGTCGAGCGCGCCCTGCAGCCGATGTTTCCACTGGCCGCGGCCCTGCACCCGCTGGGCATTATGGTTTTCGCTGGCTGGTTGCTCGAATACGCGAGAGATTGGCGGTTGCCGTCATTTCCGATGATTGCGCGTCAGCATCAGCGCGTGCCGACCATTGTTTCGGAACCATTGCCAGGCATGCCAGCCTTCGCGTCAGCGGCTTAG
- a CDS encoding ChbG/HpnK family deacetylase — protein MALTVVLHADDFGLNQAVTDGILRGFTHGLLTSTSVLANAPYAAPALAAWQQLARRGSDNWPSLTLRRELDDARRPADMGVHLNLTQGRPLTGEKYPAALLDREGRFPGIFALYATLRRSQGQRYAPQVRDELAAQIAWTVDHGVQPTHLNGHQYVELLPVVSGLLPELLSRFAIPTVRVALEPALARTTLAHGFRLREWMLARVKHYYARQFAASPATAIAAAPQCFFGTAHAGRLNLRTIDLFLSRAGSDQTVEIGMHPGLADERVRPNEISDGWHDPLSARRPEELALLESPRLAERLKSRRVTLGRLADLHRQIRRAAA, from the coding sequence GTGGCCCTGACCGTTGTGCTACACGCCGATGATTTCGGCCTGAACCAGGCGGTGACGGATGGAATCCTGCGCGGATTCACGCACGGCTTATTGACCAGTACGTCGGTGCTCGCCAATGCGCCTTATGCTGCGCCGGCGCTGGCCGCCTGGCAGCAGCTCGCCCGACGCGGCTCCGACAACTGGCCGTCACTCACATTGCGCCGCGAGCTGGACGACGCGCGACGCCCCGCCGACATGGGCGTGCATCTGAATCTCACGCAAGGGCGGCCGCTGACGGGCGAAAAATACCCCGCAGCGCTTTTAGACCGTGAAGGTCGATTCCCTGGGATTTTCGCGCTCTACGCGACTCTGCGGCGCAGTCAAGGCCAGCGCTACGCTCCACAGGTTCGCGACGAGCTAGCCGCGCAGATCGCCTGGACCGTCGATCACGGTGTGCAGCCAACACATCTCAACGGCCATCAATATGTAGAGTTGTTGCCGGTCGTCTCCGGCCTGTTGCCCGAGTTGCTCTCGCGGTTCGCGATACCCACGGTGCGCGTGGCGCTTGAACCAGCGCTGGCCAGAACGACCCTCGCCCACGGTTTTCGATTGCGCGAATGGATGCTGGCGCGCGTGAAACACTACTACGCGCGGCAGTTCGCGGCCAGTCCCGCCACGGCGATAGCCGCCGCGCCGCAATGTTTCTTTGGCACGGCGCACGCCGGACGTTTGAATCTGCGCACGATCGATCTGTTTCTTTCGCGCGCAGGAAGCGACCAAACCGTGGAAATCGGCATGCATCCAGGCCTGGCTGACGAACGGGTCCGTCCCAACGAAATCAGCGACGGTTGGCACGACCCCTTGAGCGCGCGGCGACCGGAAGAGCTCGCGCTTCTCGAATCGCCGCGACTGGCCGAACGCTTGAAATCCCGTCGAGTCACCTTAGGGCGCTTGGCCGATCTTCATCGACAGATTCGTCGCGCCGCGGCGTGA